The following coding sequences are from one Onychomys torridus chromosome 16, mOncTor1.1, whole genome shotgun sequence window:
- the Lmbr1l gene encoding protein LMBR1L isoform X2, whose product MPFAYFFTESEGFAGSRKGVLGRVYETVVMLILLTLLVLGMVWVASAIVDNDKASRESLYDFWEYYLPYLYSCISFLGVLLLLVCTPLGLARMFSVTGKLLVKPRLLEDLEEQLNCSAFEEAALTRRICNPTSCWLPLDMELLHRQVLALQTQRVLLEKRRKASAWQRNLGYPLAMLCLLLLTGLSVLIVAIHILELLIDEAAMPRGIQDASLGQVSFSKLGSFGAIIQVILIFYLMVSSVVGFYSSPLFRSLRPRWHDTAMTQIIGNCVCLLVLSSALPVFSRTLGLTRFDLLGDFGRFNWLGNFYIVFLYNAAFAGLTTLCLVKTFTAAVRAELIQAFGLDRLPLPVSGFPRASGKKQHQ is encoded by the exons ATGCCCTTTGCATATTTCTTCACAGAGTCTGAGGGCTTCGCCGGCTCCAGAAAG GGTGTCCTGGGCCGGGTCTACGAGACAGTGGTGATGTTGATACTCCTCACTCTGCTTGTCCTGGGCATGGTATGGGTGGCATCCGCCATTGTAGATAATGACAAGGCCAGCAGGGAATCACTCTATG ACTTCTGGGAGTACTACCTCCCCTACCTCTACTCCTGCATCTCCTTCCtcggagtcctcctccttctgg TGTGCACTCCCCTGGGTCTCGCCCGCATGTTCTCCGTCACTGGGAAGTTGCTGGTCAAGCCTCGA ctactAGAagatctggaagaacagctgaaCTGTTCAGCGTTTGAGGAGGCAGCTCTGACTCGAAGAATCTGCA ATCCCACCTCCTGCTGGCTGCCTTTGGACATGGAGCTGCTGCACAGACAAGTCCTGGCTCTGCAGACGCAGAGGGTCCTCTTGG AAAAGCGGCGGAAGGCTTCAGCCTGGCAGCGGAACCTGGGCTACCCTCTGGCCATGCTGTGCTTGCTGCTGCTGACG GGCCTGTCTGTGCTCATTGTGGCCATCCATATCCTGGAGCTGCTCATCGATGAGGCCGCCATGCCACGGGGCATTCAG GATGCCTCCCTGGGCCAGGTCTCCTTCTCCAAACTGGGATCCTTTGGTGCCATCATCCAGGTCatattgatctt TTACCTGATGGTGTCTTCGGTCGTGGGTTTCTACAGTTCTCCACTTTTCCGAAGCCTGAGGCCCAGATGGCATGATACAGCTATGACACAG ATAATCGGGAACTGCGTCTGCCTTCTGGTCCTGagctctgcacttcctgtcttctctcgGACCCTCG GGCTGACTCGCTTTGACCTGCTGGGTGACTTCGGACGCTTCAACTGGCTGGGCAATTTCTACATCGTGTTCCTCTACAATGCAGCCTTTGCTGGCCTCACCACACTCTGTCTGGTGAAGACCTTCACTGCAGCTGTGAGGGCAGAGCTGATTCAAGCCTTTG GGCTGGACAGACTGCCGCTGCCTGTCTCTGGTTTCCCCCGGGCTTCCGGAAAGAAACAGCACCAGTGA
- the Lmbr1l gene encoding protein LMBR1L isoform X1 — MEAADYEVLSVREQLFHDRVRECIISILLFATLYILCHVFLTRFKKPAEFTTVDDEDATVNKIALELCTFTLAVALGAVLLLPFSIISNEVLLSLPRNYYIQWLNGSLIHGLWNLVFLFSNLSLIFLMPFAYFFTESEGFAGSRKGVLGRVYETVVMLILLTLLVLGMVWVASAIVDNDKASRESLYDFWEYYLPYLYSCISFLGVLLLLVCTPLGLARMFSVTGKLLVKPRLLEDLEEQLNCSAFEEAALTRRICNPTSCWLPLDMELLHRQVLALQTQRVLLEKRRKASAWQRNLGYPLAMLCLLLLTGLSVLIVAIHILELLIDEAAMPRGIQDASLGQVSFSKLGSFGAIIQVILIFYLMVSSVVGFYSSPLFRSLRPRWHDTAMTQIIGNCVCLLVLSSALPVFSRTLGLTRFDLLGDFGRFNWLGNFYIVFLYNAAFAGLTTLCLVKTFTAAVRAELIQAFGLDRLPLPVSGFPRASGKKQHQ, encoded by the exons ATGGAAGCAGCTGACTACGAAGTGCTATCCGTGCGAGAGCAGCTGTTCCACGACCGGGTCCGCGAGTGCATC ATCTCAATACTTCTGTTTGCGACACTCTACATCCTCTGCCATGTCTTCCTGACCCGCTTCAAGAAGCCCGCTGAGTTCACCACAG TGGATGATGAAGACGCCACCGTTAACAAGATTGC GCTGGAGCTGTGCACCTTTACCCTGGCAGTCGCCCTGGGGGCCGTCTTACTCTTACCCTTCTCCATCATCAGCAATGAGGTGTTGCTCTCCTTGCCACGGAACTACTACATCCAGTGGCTCAACGGCTCCCTCATCCATG GTCTTTGGAaccttgtttttctcttctccaaCCTGTCCCTCATCTTCCTTATGCCCTTTGCATATTTCTTCACAGAGTCTGAGGGCTTCGCCGGCTCCAGAAAG GGTGTCCTGGGCCGGGTCTACGAGACAGTGGTGATGTTGATACTCCTCACTCTGCTTGTCCTGGGCATGGTATGGGTGGCATCCGCCATTGTAGATAATGACAAGGCCAGCAGGGAATCACTCTATG ACTTCTGGGAGTACTACCTCCCCTACCTCTACTCCTGCATCTCCTTCCtcggagtcctcctccttctgg TGTGCACTCCCCTGGGTCTCGCCCGCATGTTCTCCGTCACTGGGAAGTTGCTGGTCAAGCCTCGA ctactAGAagatctggaagaacagctgaaCTGTTCAGCGTTTGAGGAGGCAGCTCTGACTCGAAGAATCTGCA ATCCCACCTCCTGCTGGCTGCCTTTGGACATGGAGCTGCTGCACAGACAAGTCCTGGCTCTGCAGACGCAGAGGGTCCTCTTGG AAAAGCGGCGGAAGGCTTCAGCCTGGCAGCGGAACCTGGGCTACCCTCTGGCCATGCTGTGCTTGCTGCTGCTGACG GGCCTGTCTGTGCTCATTGTGGCCATCCATATCCTGGAGCTGCTCATCGATGAGGCCGCCATGCCACGGGGCATTCAG GATGCCTCCCTGGGCCAGGTCTCCTTCTCCAAACTGGGATCCTTTGGTGCCATCATCCAGGTCatattgatctt TTACCTGATGGTGTCTTCGGTCGTGGGTTTCTACAGTTCTCCACTTTTCCGAAGCCTGAGGCCCAGATGGCATGATACAGCTATGACACAG ATAATCGGGAACTGCGTCTGCCTTCTGGTCCTGagctctgcacttcctgtcttctctcgGACCCTCG GGCTGACTCGCTTTGACCTGCTGGGTGACTTCGGACGCTTCAACTGGCTGGGCAATTTCTACATCGTGTTCCTCTACAATGCAGCCTTTGCTGGCCTCACCACACTCTGTCTGGTGAAGACCTTCACTGCAGCTGTGAGGGCAGAGCTGATTCAAGCCTTTG GGCTGGACAGACTGCCGCTGCCTGTCTCTGGTTTCCCCCGGGCTTCCGGAAAGAAACAGCACCAGTGA
- the Rhebl1 gene encoding GTPase RhebL1, whose amino-acid sequence MPLVRYRKVAILGYRSVGKTSLAHQFVEGEFLEGYDPTVENTFSKTVTLGKDEFHLHLVDTAGQDEYSILPYSFIIGVHGYVLVYSVTSLHSFQIVKSLYQKLHEGHGKTRLPVVLVGNKADLSPDREVQAIEGKKLAESWGATFMESSARENQLTQEIFIKVIQEITRVENSYGPDRRCYLM is encoded by the exons ATGCCGCTGGTACGCTACAGGAAGGTGGCCATCCTCGGGTACCGCTCCGTAG GGAAGACATCTTTGGCACATCAGTTTGTGGAAGGCGAATTCCTGGAAGGCTACGATCCTACAGTGGAGAACA CTTTCAGCAAGACAGTGACTCTTGGCAAAGATGAGTTTCACCTACATCTagtggacacagcagggcag GATGAGTACAGCATTCTGCCCTATTCCTTTATCATTGGGGTCCACGGTTATGTCCTTGTGTATTCTGTCACGTCTCTGCATAG CTTCCAAATCGTTAAGAGCCTGTACCAAAAGCTCCATGAAGGCCATGGTAAAACTCG GCTGCCGGTGGTGCTTGTGGGGAACAAGGCAGATCTCTCTCCAGACAG AGAGGTGCAGGCCATTGAAGGGAAGAAGCTAGCAGAGTCCTGGGGTGCCACGTTTATGGAGTCATCTGCTCGAGAGAATCAG CTAACTCAAGAGATCTTCATCAAAGTCATCCAGGAAATTACCCGTGTGGAGAATTCTTACGGGCCAGACCGCCGATGCTATCTCATGTGA